ATCGCTGCAATCCCGCCAAAAAGAGTTGAATGAAAAACGGGAATTGTATGAGTTTCAGTTTAATGAAATCCGGAAATCGAACCTCGTAGCGGGAGAAGAGGAAGCGCTGGAAGATGAGCGACGTTTGTTGAGCAATGTGGAAAAATTGAATGAATTATCCGCACAATTGAGCGATTTGTTTTCCGGTGAAAACGTCAATTTGCTGGATGGCGTTGGTCAGGCGGAAAACCATTTGGCAGAATTGAGTCGCTATGCCACAGAATTGCAACGTTTATTCGAAGAGTTTAAATCAGCGAGAATCGTGCTCGATGAAACCGCCCGCAGTATTGAGGAATTCCAGAACAAACTGGAGTTCGATCCGCAACGATTGGAGGAAGTGGAATCCCGGTTGGATTTGATCAGCAAATTGAAGAAAAAATATGGCAATTCAATTCAGGAAATTCTGGATTACCAAAAAGAATTGGAAGATGCGTTGAATTTGCAGGGTAATTTTGAGTTGGAAATACGAAAGCTGGAAAAAGAATATCAGCAGGCGGTGAGTGAATATTGTAACGCGGCGCAACATTTATCCGAAAAACGAACGACAATTGCCGCCGTAATGGAAAAACGTGTGGCAGAGCAATTGACCGTTTTGGGGATGACCGCCATGCGTTTTCAGGTGTCCATTTCCAAAACGCCGGACAAAAATGGCTTGTTTCGCGAAAAAGAGCAACACTTTTTTGCTGATGAATTTGGGGTTGATCAAATTGAGTTTTTTATCTCGCCGAACCCCGGAGAGGAATTTAAGCCGTTGATGAAAATCGCATCCGGTGGCGAAATGTCGCGAATTATGCTGGCGCTGAAAACCATTCTGGCAGAAACAGATGAAATTCCCAGCCTCATTTTTGACGAGATCGATACCGGTGTTTCCGGCAGAGTTGCCCAATCCGTCGGCAGGAGCATTGCTAATTTGGCAAAAAGTCATCAAATTTTGTGCATCACACATTTACCGCAAATTGCGGCGCAGGGAAATTCCCATTTCTCGGTTGAAAAATTTGTATCCGATGGGCGAACCTATACCCAAATTTTACCTCTGGACGAATCCGGCAAAGTGGAAGCCGTTGCCCGGTTGATCGCCGGAAACACAATCACTGATACCGTTATCGAAAGCGCCCGGCAGCTCATCGCCGAAGGACGCCAAAACTGATTTCACAACACCATATTTTGCCAATAAAAAAAGCCCGCAATATTTTTTCTGCGGGCTTTAAGTTTTATAAATCAATAGTTTAGATTTCGAGCAACATTCGCGCTGGATCTTCCAGCAACTCTTTCACGCGCACCAAAAAGCTCACCGATTCGCGACCGTCAATAATTCTGTGATCGTAAGAAAGCGCCAGATACATCATCGGGCGTGCGACAATTTGCCCGTCGATCACCATCGGGCGTTCCTGAATTTTATGCATTCCCAAAATAGCCGATTGCGGAATATTGATGATCGGTGTTGACATCAACGACCCGAAAACACCGCCGTTGGTGATGGTAAATGTTCCGCCGGTCATTTCTTCAATGGTCAGTTTGTTGTCACGGGCGCGGGTTGCCAATTTGACAACTTCTCGTTCGATATCCGCGAGGCTCATGCTTTCCGCGTTGCGGATTACCGGCACAACCAGCCCGCGCGGCGTGGAAACGGCGATCGAGATATCCACAAAATCGTGATAAATAATGTGGTCGCCATCGATCATCGCATTTACAGACGGCCAATCCCGCAACGCCAGGCACACAGCTTTGCTGAAAAAGGACATAAAACCGAGCCCGATTTCATGCTTTTCCTTAAATACTTCTTTGTATTTTTTGCGAATGTCCATAATTGCAGACATATCTGCTTCGTTGAAAGTGGTCAACATAGCGGTTTCATTTTTGGATGCAACCAACCGTTTGGAAATCGTTCGCCGCAACGTGGACATGCGTTCGCGCCGTTCGCCGCGATCACCGGAATCACCTGATTTTTCAACGGATTCTGTCGATTTCGCTGCCGAAGGTTGCGGTTTCGCTTCCGGTTGAGCCGCCGGTTGTTGCGGTTTGTCGAGTGCTTTTTTGGCATCTTCTTTGGTGATTTTTCCACCGGGACCGCTGCCGGTAACGGTTTGCGGAGAGATGCCCGCTTCGTTGAGCATATTTGCTGCAACCGGCGAAATTTTCACTTTCCGGTCGTCGCCGGTTGCACCGTTGCTGGATTCGGCTGTGGATTCCGGCGCTTTTTGAGCCGGTCTCGCATCGGATGATTTGCTGCCGGAACCGCCGATTTCTGCGATCGCCGCACCGATTTCCACTGTATCACCTTCGTTCACCAGATGTTTCAGTGTGCCCGAAGCTTCAGCCGGAATTTCGAATGAGGCTTTGTCGGATTCAATTTCGCAAATCAAATCGTCCACTTCAATTTGGGCACCGTCCGGTTTTAACCATTGAGCAATGGTGACTTCGCTGATCGATTCACCAACTGTCGGAACAACAACTGTAAAAGATTCGGTTGATGCCAATTCGGATTCGGGTTTTTGCGATGATTGTTCACTCGATTGCGCCGGTTTGGATTCAGCCGTTTCTTTCGATTCGGGTGCAGGTTTGTTGTTTCCCGCCGCGCCGTCCGTATCGATTTCAGCAATTTTCGCCCCGATTTCGATGGTGTCGCCTTCGCCGGCGAGAATTTTCAAAACGCCGCCGGATTCTGCAGGTATCTCAAAAGATGCTTTGTCGGATTCGATCTCGCAAATGAGATCATCCGCTTCCACGATATCGCCATCTTTTTTCAACCACTGGGCAATGGTAACTTCGCTGATCGATTCGCCCACTGCCGGCACTTTCACATCTTGTTTCATAGAGAACCCCTTGCGGCTAAACAGTTATTTTTCTTTGATTTTTCTCAAATTTTCCAAATGCTTTTTCGACGATGGCAGCCTGTTCTTTCTGATGCTGTTTGTTGAAGCCGGTTGCCGGCGATGCGCTGGCCTCGCGGGAAACCAGTTTGATATCGCTGCCGTCGTATTCGCGAACAATGTATGGCCATGCGCCCATATTTTCCGGCTCTTCCTGAACCCAAACCAACTCTTTCATCGCCGGGAAGTTTTTGACAATATCCTGCAATTGACCTAATGGCGTCGGATAGAGTTGTTCCAATCGCAAAATAGCAACGTCTTTACGTTTCTCAGATTGCTGCTTTTCCAACAGATCGTAATATACTTTTCCGCTGCACAGTAGTACGCGTTTCACGGATTTGGGAGTGACATAATCATCTTCGATGATTTCCCGGAATCGTTTTTCGCCGGTAAAATCGGATAATTCACTAACGCAGCCGCTAAACCGCAACAGGCTTTTGGGAGTGAACAAAACCAGCGGAATTCGGAACGGATATTTCATGTGGCGGCGCAAAATATGGAACAAACTTGCGGGAGTTGTGCAGTTGGCAATAATCATGTTATCCTGTGCGCACAGGCTCAAAAATCGTTCGATGCGGGCGGAAGAATGCTCCGGTCCCTGACCTTCGTAACCGTGCGGCAAATAGAGCACCAAACCGGTGTATCGCAGCCATTTGGTTTCGGATGCGCTGATAAACTGATCGAGAATAATCTGGGCACCGTTCACAAAATCGCCAAATTGTGCTTCCCAAATGGTTAATCCGCGCGGATTGGAGAGTGAATAACCGTATTCGAAACCCAACACAGCGTATTCGGAGAGCAGCGAATTGTAAATCTGGAGTTTGGCCTGGTTGCCGTTGAGATTGTTCAACGGAGTAAATTCTTCTTCGGTTTCTTCCGAATTCAGCACCGCGTGGCGGTGGGAAAATGTGCCGCGTTCGCAATCCTGTCCGCTGATGCGGATGGGCACGCCCTCATCGAGCAATGTGGCGTAAGCCAACGCTTCGCCAATCGCCCAGTCAAAATTTTTACCGCTGTTGAACGTATCCAGCCGGTCTTTGTATAATTTGCGGATTTTTGTGAATACCGGAAAATCTTCCGGAATGGTGAACAGGTTCTTCCCCAATTCAATCAGCGATTTTTCGTCGACACCGGTAACCGGCGATTCGTCAAAATCTTTGTGCGCCGGTCGCCGAAAACCGGTCCAATCTGCTTTGAATTTTGAAATCGTGGCTGCCATTGCGCTTTCTTTGGCCATGTTCAGCCGGTGCTGCAGCAACTCCTGAAAATCCTTTTCCAGCTCTTTTGCCAGCCCTTTGCTGATGCTGGCTTCCTCGATCAATTGCTTTTCGTAAATTTTGCGCGGATCGTCATGTTTAGCGATTGCTTTGTATAGTTTTGGTTGAGTAAATCTCGGTTCGTCGGACTCGTTGTGCCCGTATCGGCGGTAACCCAAAATATCGATGAATACATCGGTGTGAAATTTTTGGCGATATTCCATCGCCATCACAATGGCCAGCACAACGGCTTCCACATCATCGCCGTTTACGTGAAAAACGGGTGAAAGCGTGGTTTTTGCGACATCTGTGCAGTAAGTGCTGGAGCGCCCGTCGAGATAATTTGTGGTAAATC
The window above is part of the Calditrichia bacterium genome. Proteins encoded here:
- the odhB gene encoding 2-oxoglutarate dehydrogenase complex dihydrolipoyllysine-residue succinyltransferase, with the protein product MKQDVKVPAVGESISEVTIAQWLKKDGDIVEADDLICEIESDKASFEIPAESGGVLKILAGEGDTIEIGAKIAEIDTDGAAGNNKPAPESKETAESKPAQSSEQSSQKPESELASTESFTVVVPTVGESISEVTIAQWLKPDGAQIEVDDLICEIESDKASFEIPAEASGTLKHLVNEGDTVEIGAAIAEIGGSGSKSSDARPAQKAPESTAESSNGATGDDRKVKISPVAANMLNEAGISPQTVTGSGPGGKITKEDAKKALDKPQQPAAQPEAKPQPSAAKSTESVEKSGDSGDRGERRERMSTLRRTISKRLVASKNETAMLTTFNEADMSAIMDIRKKYKEVFKEKHEIGLGFMSFFSKAVCLALRDWPSVNAMIDGDHIIYHDFVDISIAVSTPRGLVVPVIRNAESMSLADIEREVVKLATRARDNKLTIEEMTGGTFTITNGGVFGSLMSTPIINIPQSAILGMHKIQERPMVIDGQIVARPMMYLALSYDHRIIDGRESVSFLVRVKELLEDPARMLLEI
- the recN gene encoding DNA repair protein RecN, which encodes MLKQLQIRNWALAENLSIEFQPNLNILTGETGAGKSILVGAIAAVLGGRAYTEVIRTGFEKAQVEAIYDISKLPKLRMFLDERGLEAGEELVIRREISQKSSSRAFVNDSAVTVATLAEIGNFLMDIHGQHEHQSLLRKETHRQFLDALGQLAPDLQNVETKYFQVREAEKKLKSLQSRQKELNEKRELYEFQFNEIRKSNLVAGEEEALEDERRLLSNVEKLNELSAQLSDLFSGENVNLLDGVGQAENHLAELSRYATELQRLFEEFKSARIVLDETARSIEEFQNKLEFDPQRLEEVESRLDLISKLKKKYGNSIQEILDYQKELEDALNLQGNFELEIRKLEKEYQQAVSEYCNAAQHLSEKRTTIAAVMEKRVAEQLTVLGMTAMRFQVSISKTPDKNGLFREKEQHFFADEFGVDQIEFFISPNPGEEFKPLMKIASGGEMSRIMLALKTILAETDEIPSLIFDEIDTGVSGRVAQSVGRSIANLAKSHQILCITHLPQIAAQGNSHFSVEKFVSDGRTYTQILPLDESGKVEAVARLIAGNTITDTVIESARQLIAEGRQN
- a CDS encoding 2-oxoglutarate dehydrogenase E1 component, encoding MEKWSYLSNAHPEYIESLFRSYKDNPENVDAGWRKFFEGFELAQAWNGNGQVIAESDVERRKEVNVLNLINAYRTRGHLFTKTNPVRERRHYQPTLDIENFGLTEEDLDSTFEAGVDVGIGPAKLRDIIAHLKETYCRSIGAEFMFIRTPERVEWLKQRMESTRNRPKFSLEEKQHILRRLSEAVVFENFLHSKYVGQKRFALSGGETLIPALDAIIEKGSQLGVKEFVLGMAHRGRLNVLANILRKSYKDIFMEFEGAAYEEAIFEGDVKYHLGFSSNITTAGGRDVHLSLVANPSHLEAVSPVVEGVVKAKLDIRYNNDAKQIVPILIHGDAAVAAQGVVYEVIQMSLLEGYKTGGTIHLVINNQIGFTTNYLDGRSSTYCTDVAKTTLSPVFHVNGDDVEAVVLAIVMAMEYRQKFHTDVFIDILGYRRYGHNESDEPRFTQPKLYKAIAKHDDPRKIYEKQLIEEASISKGLAKELEKDFQELLQHRLNMAKESAMAATISKFKADWTGFRRPAHKDFDESPVTGVDEKSLIELGKNLFTIPEDFPVFTKIRKLYKDRLDTFNSGKNFDWAIGEALAYATLLDEGVPIRISGQDCERGTFSHRHAVLNSEETEEEFTPLNNLNGNQAKLQIYNSLLSEYAVLGFEYGYSLSNPRGLTIWEAQFGDFVNGAQIILDQFISASETKWLRYTGLVLYLPHGYEGQGPEHSSARIERFLSLCAQDNMIIANCTTPASLFHILRRHMKYPFRIPLVLFTPKSLLRFSGCVSELSDFTGEKRFREIIEDDYVTPKSVKRVLLCSGKVYYDLLEKQQSEKRKDVAILRLEQLYPTPLGQLQDIVKNFPAMKELVWVQEEPENMGAWPYIVREYDGSDIKLVSREASASPATGFNKQHQKEQAAIVEKAFGKFEKNQRKITV